One Oncorhynchus masou masou isolate Uvic2021 chromosome 2, UVic_Omas_1.1, whole genome shotgun sequence genomic region harbors:
- the LOC135558520 gene encoding putative inactive carboxylesterase 4 isoform X3 — MDNLSGTTMMCQGRRVLLAWISLSLFVSFHTVEGDRESLFQLHTSYGQLEGRLVRVRESQRKVAAYLGIPFAEPPVGPLRFQAPRPPRVWQGLRDAKAYPPLCLQNMNHTRQMVDLYGGRFPVLTTSEDCLYLNIYTPVKPGDPRKLPVMIWIHGGGFLMGGASLYDGSSLAAFGDVVVVILQYRLGIPGFLSTGDGQYPGNVGILDQVCALRWVQETISSFGGDPGSVTIFGESSGGVAIFLHMMSPLSSGLFHKAISQSGVPLISLFIQDDPKPAAQLVAQSAGCPSDDSAEIMTCLSTLSPQDIEAATPAMGDMVLSVHRDGTVIPTNLEEVLQTKSFLGFPRIIGVNNHEYGWMLPHFFLFPGWDLGMTRENMMMILAFMLQELRMPDSALGIIVGEYFGDMKDPVGIRDAFLELMGDLLIVVPGIQGARRCRVTLTERICLIGQHSPQKKSVY; from the exons ATGGATAATCTCTCTGGCACCACTATGATGTGTCAGGGCAGAAGAGTCCTGCTCGCATGGATAAGTCTGAGCCTGTTTGTGAGTTTCCATACAGTCGAAG GCGACAGAGAGAGCCTCTTCCAGCTTCATACTAGTTATGGTcagctggagggcagactggtcagagtgagagagagccagaggaaGGTGGCTGCCTACCTGGGGATCCCCTTCGCTGAGCCCCCTGTCGGGCCCCTGAGGTTCCAGGCCCCCCGGCCTCCCCGGGTGTGGCAGGGACTAAGAGATGCCAAGGCTTACCCCCCTCT GTGTCTGCAGAACATGAACCACACTAGACAAATGGTGGACCTGTACGGAGGTCGGTTCCCTGTCCTAACCACCTCAGAGGACTGCCTTTACCTGAACATCTACACACCAGTCAAACCTGGAGACCCAAGGAAACTACCa GTGATGATTTGGATCCATGGTGGAGGCTTTCTCATGGGAGGGGCTTCACTCTATGATGGCTCCTCATTGGCTGCCTTCGGGGACGTTGTGGTGGTCATCCTTCAATACCGTCTGGGTATCCCAGGGTTCCTCAG CACAGGGGATGGCCAGTACCCCGGGAACGTGGGTATTCTGGACCAGGTGTGTGCCCTGCGCTGGGTGCAGGAGACCATCAGCAGTTTTGGGGGAGACCCAGGATCTGTCACCATTTTCGGAGAGTCTTCTGGGGGTGTTGCCATCTTTTTACAT ATGATGTCCCCTCTGTCATCAGGACTGTTCCACAAGGCCATCAGTCAGAGTGGAGTACCCCTCATTTCTCTGTTCATCCAGGATGACCCCAAACCTGCTGCACAG ctGGTGGCACAGAGTGCAGGATGTCCCAGTGATGACTCTGCAGAGATCATGACCTGCCTCAGTACCCTCAGCCCACAAGACATAGAGGCGGCTACACCTGCAATG ggggATATGGTTCTGTCTGTGCACAGGGATGGGACAGTCATCCCTACCAACCTGGAGGAAGTCCTGCAGACCAAGAGCTTCCTGGGCTTCCCCAGGATCATAGGGGTCAACAACCATGAGTATGGATGGATGCTcccacat TTTTTCCTTTTTCCTGGATGGGATCTTGGAATGACCCGTGAAAACATGATGATGATCCTGGCGTTTATGCTTCAGGAACTG CGTATGCCAGACTCTGCCCTGGGGATCATCGTAGGGGAGTACTTTGGTGACATGAAGGACCCCGTGGGGATCAGAGATGCCTTCTTGGAGCTTATGGGAGATCTGCTGATTGTGGTCCCTGGGATCCAGGGAGCCAGAAGGTGTAGAG TAACCCTAACGGAGAGAATATGTTTGATTGGCCAACATTCACCACAGAAGAAGAGTGTCTACTGA
- the LOC135558520 gene encoding fatty acyl-CoA hydrolase precursor, medium chain-like isoform X1, whose amino-acid sequence MDNLSGTTMMCQGRRVLLAWISLSLFVSFHTVEGDRESLFQLHTSYGQLEGRLVRVRESQRKVAAYLGIPFAEPPVGPLRFQAPRPPRVWQGLRDAKAYPPLCLQNMNHTRQMVDLYGGRFPVLTTSEDCLYLNIYTPVKPGDPRKLPVMIWIHGGGFLMGGASLYDGSSLAAFGDVVVVILQYRLGIPGFLSTGDGQYPGNVGILDQVCALRWVQETISSFGGDPGSVTIFGESSGGVAIFLHMMSPLSSGLFHKAISQSGVPLISLFIQDDPKPAAQLVAQSAGCPSDDSAEIMTCLSTLSPQDIEAATPAMGDMVLSVHRDGTVIPTNLEEVLQTKSFLGFPRIIGVNNHEYGWMLPHFFLFPGWDLGMTRENMMMILAFMLQELRMPDSALGIIVGEYFGDMKDPVGIRDAFLELMGDLLIVVPGIQGARRCRDAGCLIYYYEFQQRPSMFKSSRPGFVKADHFDEVGFVFGAPFWTDDIVMLDNTTDEERQLSRTMMKYWTNFARTGNPNGENMFDWPTFTTEEECLLIQANLGLGSVSEKKRAQFWTEDFPKGLQTAGHKDAHNDL is encoded by the exons ATGGATAATCTCTCTGGCACCACTATGATGTGTCAGGGCAGAAGAGTCCTGCTCGCATGGATAAGTCTGAGCCTGTTTGTGAGTTTCCATACAGTCGAAG GCGACAGAGAGAGCCTCTTCCAGCTTCATACTAGTTATGGTcagctggagggcagactggtcagagtgagagagagccagaggaaGGTGGCTGCCTACCTGGGGATCCCCTTCGCTGAGCCCCCTGTCGGGCCCCTGAGGTTCCAGGCCCCCCGGCCTCCCCGGGTGTGGCAGGGACTAAGAGATGCCAAGGCTTACCCCCCTCT GTGTCTGCAGAACATGAACCACACTAGACAAATGGTGGACCTGTACGGAGGTCGGTTCCCTGTCCTAACCACCTCAGAGGACTGCCTTTACCTGAACATCTACACACCAGTCAAACCTGGAGACCCAAGGAAACTACCa GTGATGATTTGGATCCATGGTGGAGGCTTTCTCATGGGAGGGGCTTCACTCTATGATGGCTCCTCATTGGCTGCCTTCGGGGACGTTGTGGTGGTCATCCTTCAATACCGTCTGGGTATCCCAGGGTTCCTCAG CACAGGGGATGGCCAGTACCCCGGGAACGTGGGTATTCTGGACCAGGTGTGTGCCCTGCGCTGGGTGCAGGAGACCATCAGCAGTTTTGGGGGAGACCCAGGATCTGTCACCATTTTCGGAGAGTCTTCTGGGGGTGTTGCCATCTTTTTACAT ATGATGTCCCCTCTGTCATCAGGACTGTTCCACAAGGCCATCAGTCAGAGTGGAGTACCCCTCATTTCTCTGTTCATCCAGGATGACCCCAAACCTGCTGCACAG ctGGTGGCACAGAGTGCAGGATGTCCCAGTGATGACTCTGCAGAGATCATGACCTGCCTCAGTACCCTCAGCCCACAAGACATAGAGGCGGCTACACCTGCAATG ggggATATGGTTCTGTCTGTGCACAGGGATGGGACAGTCATCCCTACCAACCTGGAGGAAGTCCTGCAGACCAAGAGCTTCCTGGGCTTCCCCAGGATCATAGGGGTCAACAACCATGAGTATGGATGGATGCTcccacat TTTTTCCTTTTTCCTGGATGGGATCTTGGAATGACCCGTGAAAACATGATGATGATCCTGGCGTTTATGCTTCAGGAACTG CGTATGCCAGACTCTGCCCTGGGGATCATCGTAGGGGAGTACTTTGGTGACATGAAGGACCCCGTGGGGATCAGAGATGCCTTCTTGGAGCTTATGGGAGATCTGCTGATTGTGGTCCCTGGGATCCAGGGAGCCAGAAGGTGTAGAG ATGCTGGTTGCTTGATCTACTACTATGAGTTCCAGCAGCGCCCCTCCATGTTCAAGTCCAGCAGGCCAGGCTTTGTGAAAGCAGACCACTTTGATGAGGTTGGCTTTGTGTTTGGCGCCCCCTTTTGGACAGATGACATAGTGATGTTAG ATAACACGACAGATGAGGAACGACAGCTTAGCAGGACCATGATGAAATACTGGACTAACTTTGCCAGAACAGG TAACCCTAACGGAGAGAATATGTTTGATTGGCCAACATTCACCACAGAAGAAGAGTGTCTACTGATCCAGGCCAACCTCGGGCTGGGCAGTGTCTCAGAGAAGAAGAGAGCCCAGTTCTGGACAGAAGACTTCCCCAAAGGACTGCAGACTGCTGGACACAAAGATGCACACAATGACCTGTAG
- the LOC135558520 gene encoding putative inactive carboxylesterase 4 isoform X2, with the protein MDNLSGTTMMCQGRRVLLAWISLSLFVSFHTVEGDRESLFQLHTSYGQLEGRLVRVRESQRKVAAYLGIPFAEPPVGPLRFQAPRPPRVWQGLRDAKAYPPLCLQNMNHTRQMVDLYGGRFPVLTTSEDCLYLNIYTPVKPGDPRKLPVMIWIHGGGFLMGGASLYDGSSLAAFGDVVVVILQYRLGIPGFLSTGDGQYPGNVGILDQVCALRWVQETISSFGGDPGSVTIFGESSGGVAIFLHMMSPLSSGLFHKAISQSGVPLISLFIQDDPKPAAQLVAQSAGCPSDDSAEIMTCLSTLSPQDIEAATPAMGDMVLSVHRDGTVIPTNLEEVLQTKSFLGFPRIIGVNNHEYGWMLPHFFLFPGWDLGMTRENMMMILAFMLQELRMPDSALGIIVGEYFGDMKDPVGIRDAFLELMGDLLIVVPGIQGARRCRDAGCLIYYYEFQQRPSMFKSSRPGFVKADHFDEITRQMRNDSLAGP; encoded by the exons ATGGATAATCTCTCTGGCACCACTATGATGTGTCAGGGCAGAAGAGTCCTGCTCGCATGGATAAGTCTGAGCCTGTTTGTGAGTTTCCATACAGTCGAAG GCGACAGAGAGAGCCTCTTCCAGCTTCATACTAGTTATGGTcagctggagggcagactggtcagagtgagagagagccagaggaaGGTGGCTGCCTACCTGGGGATCCCCTTCGCTGAGCCCCCTGTCGGGCCCCTGAGGTTCCAGGCCCCCCGGCCTCCCCGGGTGTGGCAGGGACTAAGAGATGCCAAGGCTTACCCCCCTCT GTGTCTGCAGAACATGAACCACACTAGACAAATGGTGGACCTGTACGGAGGTCGGTTCCCTGTCCTAACCACCTCAGAGGACTGCCTTTACCTGAACATCTACACACCAGTCAAACCTGGAGACCCAAGGAAACTACCa GTGATGATTTGGATCCATGGTGGAGGCTTTCTCATGGGAGGGGCTTCACTCTATGATGGCTCCTCATTGGCTGCCTTCGGGGACGTTGTGGTGGTCATCCTTCAATACCGTCTGGGTATCCCAGGGTTCCTCAG CACAGGGGATGGCCAGTACCCCGGGAACGTGGGTATTCTGGACCAGGTGTGTGCCCTGCGCTGGGTGCAGGAGACCATCAGCAGTTTTGGGGGAGACCCAGGATCTGTCACCATTTTCGGAGAGTCTTCTGGGGGTGTTGCCATCTTTTTACAT ATGATGTCCCCTCTGTCATCAGGACTGTTCCACAAGGCCATCAGTCAGAGTGGAGTACCCCTCATTTCTCTGTTCATCCAGGATGACCCCAAACCTGCTGCACAG ctGGTGGCACAGAGTGCAGGATGTCCCAGTGATGACTCTGCAGAGATCATGACCTGCCTCAGTACCCTCAGCCCACAAGACATAGAGGCGGCTACACCTGCAATG ggggATATGGTTCTGTCTGTGCACAGGGATGGGACAGTCATCCCTACCAACCTGGAGGAAGTCCTGCAGACCAAGAGCTTCCTGGGCTTCCCCAGGATCATAGGGGTCAACAACCATGAGTATGGATGGATGCTcccacat TTTTTCCTTTTTCCTGGATGGGATCTTGGAATGACCCGTGAAAACATGATGATGATCCTGGCGTTTATGCTTCAGGAACTG CGTATGCCAGACTCTGCCCTGGGGATCATCGTAGGGGAGTACTTTGGTGACATGAAGGACCCCGTGGGGATCAGAGATGCCTTCTTGGAGCTTATGGGAGATCTGCTGATTGTGGTCCCTGGGATCCAGGGAGCCAGAAGGTGTAGAG ATGCTGGTTGCTTGATCTACTACTATGAGTTCCAGCAGCGCCCCTCCATGTTCAAGTCCAGCAGGCCAGGCTTTGTGAAAGCAGACCACTTTGATGAG ATAACACGACAGATGAGGAACGACAGCTTAGCAGGACCATGA
- the gas8 gene encoding dynein regulatory complex subunit 4: protein MKRKEERLEKDMAEGAKARLKVADKEMKDLKWEHEVLEQRFSKVQVERDDLYKKFTQAIQEVQQKSGFMNLLLERKLGALTNTLEKKEAQLSNLVVVTRKLEGKQLQLPTPSPAWFPLSEESFFLCPVLIFVAVSETFVDIIL, encoded by the exons atgaagaggaaggaggagcgtCTGGAGAAGGACATGGCAGAG GGGGCCAAGGCACGTCTGAAGGTCGCAGATAAGGAGATGAAAGACCTGAAGTGGGAACACGAAGTGCTGGAACAGAGGTTTAGTAAG GTCCAGGTGGAGCGTGATGACCTCTATAAGAAGTTCACCCAGGCCATCCAGGAGGTGCAGCAGAAGAGTGGCTTTATGAACCTCCTGTTGGAGAGGAAACTGGGGGCTCTGACCAACACCCTGGAGAAGAAGGAGGCTCAGCTCAGCAACCTCGTCGTGGTCACACGCAAACTGGAG GGGAAACAGCTCCAGTTACCAACTCCTTCTCCAGCTTGGTTTCCTTTGTCAGAAGAGAGCTTCTTTTTATGTCCTGTGTTGATTTTTGTGGCGGTCAGTGAAACGTTTGTGGATATTATTTTGTAG